A part of Aegilops tauschii subsp. strangulata cultivar AL8/78 chromosome 2, Aet v6.0, whole genome shotgun sequence genomic DNA contains:
- the LOC109736833 gene encoding non-specific lipid-transfer protein 3, whose translation MARVALLAVFAVLAALAVAEMASGAVTCGDVTSAIAPCMSYATGQASSPSAGCCSGVRTLNGKASTSADRQAACRCLKNLAGSFKGISMGNAANIPGECGVSVSFPINNNVNCDTLH comes from the exons ATGGCTCGCGTGGCACTGCTAGCCGTGTTCGCCGTGCTCGCGGCACTGGCGGTGGCGGAGATGGCGTCCGGGGCGGTGACCTGCGGCGACGTGACGTCCGCCATCGCGCCGTGCATGTCCTACGCGACGGGGCAAGCGTCGTCACCCTCGGCGGGGTGCTGCAGCGGGGTGAGGACCCTGAATGGCAAGGCGTCCACCTCGGCCGACCGGCAGGCGGCGTGCCGCTGCCTCAAGAACCTGGCGGGGTCGTTCAAGGGCATCAGCATGGGCAACGCCGCCAACATCCCCGGCGAGTGCGGCGTCTCCGTCTCTTTCCCCATCAACAACAACGTCAACTGCGACAC CCTTCACTAA
- the LOC109736831 gene encoding non-specific lipid-transfer protein 3, which yields MLIKLSAPSQLHGFQQASRSTRSSMARVALVAVFAVLAALAVAEMASGAVTCGDVTSAVAPCMSYATGKASAPSGACCSGVRTLNAKASTPADRKAACNCLKNLAGSGISMGNAANIPGKCGVSVSFPINTKTNCNNLH from the exons atGCTAATCAAGCTCTCAGCTCCTTCCCAGCTCCACGGTTTCCAGCAAGCAAGCCGAAGCACTAGATCCTCGATGGCTCGCGTGGCACTGGTCGCCGTGTTCGCCGTGCTCGCGGCACTGGCGGTGGCGGAGATGGCGTCCGGGGCGGTGACCTGCGGCGACGTGACGTCCGCCGTCGCGCCGTGCATGTCCTACGCGACGGGGAAGGCGTCGGCACCCTCGGGTGCGTGCTGCAGCGGGGTGAGGACCCTGAACGCCAAGGCGTCCACCCCGGCCGACCGGAAGGCGGCGTGCAACTGCCTCAAGAACCTGGCGGGGTCGGGCATCAGCATGGGTAACGCCGCCAACATCCCCGGCAAGTGCGGCGTCTCCGTCTCTTTCCCCATCAACACCAAAACCAACTGCAATAA CCTTCACTAA